In Symmachiella dynata, the following are encoded in one genomic region:
- a CDS encoding LOG family protein — protein sequence MTKRRLKRADPNLSEANVLPTEHFGDQVENQELIDEIKETADKLARDKATRGDLKLLSRALRELRYAFKVFTPYRKHRKVTIFGSARTHAEHEEYKQAAEFGRLMAAEGWMALTGAGGGIMEAGHVGAGKEMSMGVNIMLPFEQDANYVINDDEKLVHLKYFFTRKLLFVKEVHAIALFPGGFGTQDEGFETLTLVQTGKRDMMPIVFIDEPGGIYWKAWLEFISEQLLARELISPADMSLFLVTDDVNEAVEEILSFYSVYNSMRYVRDKLVLRLHKEPSDAFVERLNDEFSDIVEKGRIEKSDVLKWEMDEEHLLDLPRLVFRFDRHGIGRLREMIDVINSELGEEK from the coding sequence ATGACGAAGCGACGATTGAAACGTGCGGATCCGAACCTCTCTGAAGCCAACGTGTTACCGACCGAACACTTTGGTGATCAGGTCGAGAATCAAGAGTTGATTGACGAGATCAAAGAGACCGCTGACAAGCTTGCCCGGGACAAAGCGACGCGCGGCGACCTGAAACTGCTCAGCCGCGCCCTGCGAGAACTGCGCTATGCGTTTAAGGTGTTCACCCCCTACCGCAAGCACCGCAAGGTGACGATCTTCGGATCAGCGCGGACGCATGCCGAACACGAGGAATATAAACAGGCAGCCGAATTTGGTCGACTGATGGCGGCCGAAGGTTGGATGGCGTTGACCGGTGCCGGCGGCGGAATTATGGAAGCCGGGCACGTCGGCGCGGGCAAAGAAATGTCGATGGGGGTCAACATCATGCTCCCCTTCGAGCAGGATGCCAACTATGTGATTAACGACGACGAAAAGCTGGTGCACCTCAAGTATTTCTTCACCCGCAAATTACTGTTCGTCAAAGAAGTACACGCCATCGCCCTGTTCCCCGGCGGCTTCGGCACCCAAGACGAGGGGTTCGAAACGCTCACACTCGTGCAGACCGGAAAACGGGACATGATGCCGATCGTGTTCATCGACGAACCGGGGGGCATCTATTGGAAAGCCTGGCTGGAATTCATCTCCGAACAACTGCTTGCCCGCGAATTGATTTCTCCGGCCGACATGTCGCTGTTTCTCGTCACCGACGATGTCAACGAAGCGGTCGAGGAGATCCTCAGTTTTTATAGCGTGTACAACAGCATGCGTTACGTGCGGGACAAACTCGTGCTGCGACTGCACAAAGAGCCGAGCGACGCGTTCGTCGAACGCCTCAACGACGAGTTTAGCGACATCGTGGAAAAGGGCCGCATCGAGAAGTCGGACGTGCTAAAGTGGGAGATGGATGAAGAACATCTCCTCGATTTACCACGATTGGTCTTTCGCTTCGACCGGCACGGCATCGGACGGTTGCGGGAAATGATCGACGTGATCAACAGCGAGTTGGGCGAAGAAAAGTGA
- a CDS encoding BlaI/MecI/CopY family transcriptional regulator — MSNSIEAITVRPKSPSVTDAELAVLQLLWKNEAMTVRALTQQLYPPETSSGVATVQKLLQRLEVKHLVVRDRNHHAHHFSASVSQSEFAGEQLSDMARKLSEGSLAPLLVHLFESNQLTPSELADIRRLLDGHQQSSSREGSS; from the coding sequence TTGTCTAACTCAATCGAGGCAATCACCGTGCGCCCCAAATCACCATCGGTTACCGACGCGGAATTGGCTGTCCTTCAACTGCTGTGGAAGAACGAAGCGATGACGGTCCGCGCATTGACGCAACAACTCTATCCACCGGAGACCAGTTCCGGAGTCGCTACTGTGCAGAAACTGCTGCAACGGTTGGAAGTCAAACATCTGGTCGTCCGGGACCGCAATCATCATGCGCATCACTTCTCCGCTTCTGTCTCCCAAAGCGAGTTCGCTGGGGAGCAGCTGTCGGACATGGCAAGAAAATTGTCTGAAGGGTCGTTAGCACCGTTGTTAGTCCATCTCTTTGAATCGAACCAATTGACGCCCAGCGAGCTAGCCGACATACGACGTCTCCTCGATGGTCATCAGCAATCATCGTCAAGGGAAGGGAGTTCATGA
- a CDS encoding dipeptidase — MNALESVDQYLTEHAERNVEQLKDFLRIASVSADSAFAAEMTKAAEFVRAQMVDAGLNVEVVETAGFPIVYGSRIVSEDVPTVLVYGHYDVQPPDPLEDWITPAFDPHERDGNLYARGATDNKGQLYTHLKSIEAWTKTQDAPPVNVKVIIEGEEEVGSNNLDHFLETRKEDLAADVAVVSDTSQYGPGMPAITYGLRGIMACEVTLRGPKQDLHSGVFGGAIANPVNALAKMVGSLVDENGRVTIPGFYDGVIPLTDGERKQFANLPFDEASFLEKIGVKETFGEEGYTTLERRWARPTCEINGFYGGYQGEGPKTIIPSFATAKITCRLVPDQNPQSVAAALKSHLQSLCPAGVELEFTDQHGGNGMVVDMTGPFAAAASRAIDDAFGTPPVLIREGGSIPVVASFREILGIDTLLLGWGQNTDNLHSPNEHFNLQDFHRGTRASAHLLHYLAEK; from the coding sequence ATGAATGCCCTGGAATCGGTCGATCAGTATCTCACAGAACATGCTGAGCGGAATGTCGAGCAATTGAAGGATTTTCTGCGGATTGCCAGCGTCAGTGCCGATTCGGCCTTTGCGGCGGAAATGACGAAAGCGGCTGAGTTCGTGCGCGCTCAAATGGTCGACGCCGGATTGAATGTTGAAGTTGTCGAGACAGCCGGTTTTCCCATTGTCTACGGCTCCCGCATCGTCTCCGAAGATGTCCCCACCGTTTTGGTCTACGGCCATTACGACGTGCAGCCCCCCGATCCACTGGAGGATTGGATCACCCCCGCTTTCGATCCGCACGAGCGCGACGGAAATCTCTATGCACGCGGGGCGACCGACAACAAAGGACAACTGTACACGCATCTCAAATCGATCGAAGCCTGGACGAAGACCCAAGACGCCCCGCCGGTCAACGTGAAGGTAATCATCGAAGGCGAAGAAGAGGTCGGCAGCAACAACCTCGATCATTTTCTAGAGACCCGCAAAGAGGATCTTGCCGCCGATGTGGCTGTCGTCAGCGACACCAGCCAATACGGTCCCGGCATGCCGGCCATCACCTACGGCCTGCGGGGCATCATGGCGTGTGAAGTCACACTCCGGGGACCGAAGCAAGACCTGCATAGCGGCGTCTTCGGCGGCGCGATTGCCAATCCGGTCAATGCGTTGGCGAAAATGGTGGGATCACTCGTCGACGAAAACGGCCGGGTCACGATTCCGGGGTTTTACGACGGTGTGATTCCGTTGACCGACGGGGAACGCAAACAATTCGCGAACCTTCCCTTCGACGAAGCCTCTTTCCTAGAGAAAATCGGCGTAAAAGAGACATTCGGCGAAGAAGGCTATACCACGCTCGAACGCCGCTGGGCACGTCCGACGTGTGAAATCAACGGGTTTTACGGGGGCTATCAAGGAGAAGGCCCGAAAACGATCATCCCCTCGTTCGCCACCGCCAAAATCACTTGCCGCCTCGTCCCGGATCAAAATCCCCAATCGGTAGCAGCGGCGCTCAAATCGCATTTGCAGTCGCTTTGTCCGGCGGGGGTGGAGTTGGAATTCACCGACCAACATGGGGGCAACGGCATGGTGGTCGATATGACCGGACCATTCGCCGCTGCCGCCAGCCGCGCGATCGACGACGCCTTTGGAACGCCGCCGGTTTTGATTCGCGAAGGGGGTTCCATCCCGGTGGTGGCATCCTTTCGGGAGATTCTGGGAATCGATACACTGCTGTTAGGATGGGGGCAAAACACTGACAATTTGCACAGCCCCAACGAACATTTTAACCTCCAAGACTTCCACCGCGGCACCCGTGCCAGCGCCCACTTATTACACTACTTAGCCGAAAAATAA
- the serS gene encoding serine--tRNA ligase has product MLDLQFICDHADEVAKNCRDRGVTADIDKIVQLRQQRGELISGGDKLRHEHKESSSKIPQESDAAKKQALIAHGKELKQKIAANEAELRDLEAELYSAQSLVPNMTHPDAPVGNDDDANRIVRQVGEIPKFDFPPLSHVELAEKHDLIDLEAGSRVAGHGFYYLKNEAVLMEMALIQFAMQKVAAAGFTLHTTPDLARDTVLEGIGFIPRGPEAQIYSVEKTDLSLVATAEITLGGMFKDQILDTAKLPIKVAGLSHCFRTEAGAHGAATRGIYRVHQFTKVEMFVVSGPDQSDAIHDEIVAIEEDMFQSLGIPYQVVDTATGDLGGPAYRKYDLEAWMPGRGEAGTFGEVTSASNCTDYQARRLAIRYKSQDTKGTHIAHTLNGTAVAVTRALIAIWENYQQADGSIIIPEVLRPWVGKDRIGGVVAG; this is encoded by the coding sequence ATGTTGGACCTGCAATTCATTTGTGATCATGCCGACGAAGTCGCAAAAAACTGCCGCGACCGCGGCGTGACTGCGGACATTGATAAGATCGTCCAACTGCGGCAGCAGCGGGGTGAATTGATTTCCGGCGGCGACAAACTGCGGCACGAGCACAAGGAGTCCTCCAGCAAGATTCCCCAGGAGTCCGACGCGGCAAAAAAACAGGCCTTGATCGCTCACGGTAAGGAACTCAAACAGAAAATCGCCGCCAACGAAGCGGAGCTCCGAGACCTGGAAGCCGAACTGTACAGCGCACAATCCCTGGTCCCCAACATGACGCATCCCGATGCGCCGGTCGGCAACGACGACGACGCCAATCGGATCGTGCGGCAAGTTGGCGAAATCCCCAAATTCGACTTTCCCCCGTTGAGCCATGTCGAACTGGCGGAGAAGCATGACCTGATCGACTTAGAAGCGGGTTCACGCGTCGCCGGACACGGTTTTTACTATCTGAAAAATGAAGCCGTGCTGATGGAAATGGCGCTCATCCAATTCGCAATGCAGAAAGTCGCCGCCGCCGGTTTCACATTGCACACGACGCCCGACTTGGCCCGCGATACGGTGCTGGAAGGCATTGGATTCATCCCGCGCGGACCGGAAGCACAGATTTACTCCGTGGAGAAGACCGACCTAAGCTTGGTCGCAACAGCTGAGATCACGCTGGGTGGCATGTTCAAAGACCAGATTTTGGATACCGCAAAGCTACCGATCAAGGTGGCGGGACTGTCTCACTGTTTCCGGACCGAAGCAGGCGCTCACGGCGCTGCGACGCGAGGGATCTACCGTGTGCATCAGTTCACCAAAGTCGAGATGTTCGTCGTCTCCGGCCCGGATCAATCCGACGCGATCCACGATGAGATTGTGGCGATCGAAGAGGATATGTTCCAATCCCTAGGCATTCCCTATCAGGTGGTCGATACCGCCACGGGAGACCTGGGCGGACCGGCGTACCGCAAATACGATCTCGAAGCCTGGATGCCGGGACGGGGTGAAGCTGGAACGTTCGGCGAAGTCACTTCAGCCTCCAACTGCACCGACTACCAAGCCCGCCGTTTGGCCATCCGTTACAAATCACAGGATACCAAAGGGACGCATATCGCCCACACGCTCAACGGTACCGCCGTCGCCGTGACACGGGCCTTGATCGCCATCTGGGAAAACTACCAGCAAGCAGACGGCTCCATCATCATCCCCGAAGTCCTACGCCCCTGGGTCGGCAAAGACCGCATAGGCGGCGTGGTCGCTGGGTGA
- a CDS encoding alpha/beta hydrolase: MKKLWLKCPRWLRLSLIVSGSVIALLAILAGGGWWYLNPAVERTDGVVYGQRNDQPLVLDVIRPLNPNGLGVAFMVSGGWKSGKAGEAPVLMMAPLLRRGYTVFAIYHISQPKATVMEIIEDVNRGIRFVRHHAEEYGIDPDHIGVSGGSAGGHLSLMLATRGGPGPEDAEDPVDRESSAVQAAAIFFPVTDLLNLGQSTENLGDGGPPKSFVKSFGPNATDLTAWKEIGRECSPIYHITPDLPPILIYHGDADTLTPLEQSEWFRDRAAEQDVDVKLVVHPGGEHGWSTMLWDLRKFADWFDEHLKPAAAGS; encoded by the coding sequence ATGAAAAAACTTTGGTTAAAGTGTCCCCGTTGGTTAAGACTCTCGTTGATCGTCTCCGGTTCGGTGATTGCCTTACTGGCGATTCTGGCTGGTGGCGGTTGGTGGTATTTGAATCCGGCTGTCGAGCGGACTGACGGTGTGGTATATGGCCAACGGAATGATCAGCCGCTCGTGTTGGATGTCATTCGTCCGCTCAATCCCAACGGCTTGGGGGTGGCGTTCATGGTCAGCGGCGGTTGGAAATCGGGAAAGGCGGGCGAAGCCCCGGTGTTGATGATGGCTCCGTTGTTGCGGCGCGGTTATACGGTGTTCGCGATTTACCACATCTCCCAACCCAAAGCGACGGTCATGGAGATCATCGAAGACGTGAACCGCGGCATTCGATTCGTGCGTCATCATGCGGAGGAATATGGCATCGACCCCGACCACATCGGCGTCAGCGGCGGCAGCGCTGGCGGTCACCTGAGTTTAATGTTAGCGACGCGCGGCGGACCAGGTCCGGAGGATGCAGAGGATCCGGTCGACCGTGAAAGCAGCGCTGTCCAAGCAGCCGCGATTTTCTTCCCGGTGACCGACCTGTTGAATCTGGGGCAATCGACAGAGAATCTCGGCGACGGCGGACCGCCGAAAAGCTTTGTGAAATCCTTCGGTCCCAACGCAACCGACCTGACCGCCTGGAAAGAGATCGGCCGCGAATGTTCGCCGATCTACCACATCACCCCGGACCTGCCGCCGATCCTCATCTATCACGGCGACGCCGACACGTTAACGCCACTGGAGCAATCCGAGTGGTTTCGTGATCGCGCCGCTGAACAGGACGTCGACGTCAAACTGGTCGTGCATCCCGGCGGCGAACATGGCTGGTCAACGATGTTATGGGATTTACGAAAATTCGCCGATTGGTTCGACGAACACCTCAAACCAGCCGCGGCTGGGAGTTGA
- a CDS encoding YihY/virulence factor BrkB family protein has product MIEKIRQFIQYALVWLKRVVTQPRSELDRWQRAALFTYDLSRFGARQLRHDRAPQMAAALAYRVLFGMLPVLIVATILVRAIIGIPDFQSQVESFLDEIGLAQIHVVDRNAGPNGEAEESINLKEWIVALIEKAAEINLAAVGWVGLALIIYSAISLMVTIENSFNTIYRAPEGRSWVRRVPLYWFILTISPAALGLAVYLDGQIDTLLDSNAAQAVAETALDEEQAARLLDTDTANAATAAAQPDGKTKAASPPRSRWQWLIDIGGFLWVVLIEWLFMFGVYTLVPNTEVAGKPAAIGALVTVLMLEVGKRTMGAYLANAFTISHLYGSLGLVPLFMFWVYLMWLGVLFGLQVSAALQMLHGRRLDEIERKRETIGLIDPAAVLTVMEIVTGRFNHSQQTSVQKIADEASLPASVVSQIFDRLVDAGMLHYLDHDKQTVTLAQPPELISADQLMNVGFEMADSTGDGRRCSMLERLRDTQRKLAAQATLASLVPVTPASGSSTSE; this is encoded by the coding sequence ATGATTGAGAAGATCCGCCAATTCATTCAATACGCCCTGGTCTGGCTGAAGCGCGTGGTCACACAGCCGCGGAGCGAATTGGATCGTTGGCAACGCGCTGCGCTGTTCACTTACGACCTATCGCGGTTTGGCGCACGGCAATTGCGACACGACCGTGCTCCGCAAATGGCAGCTGCGCTCGCTTATCGCGTGTTGTTCGGCATGTTGCCGGTATTAATTGTCGCCACGATTCTGGTCCGGGCGATTATTGGTATCCCCGACTTTCAATCTCAGGTCGAAAGCTTTCTGGATGAAATCGGCTTGGCTCAGATCCATGTTGTTGATCGGAACGCCGGACCGAACGGCGAGGCTGAGGAGAGCATCAACCTCAAGGAGTGGATTGTCGCACTGATTGAAAAAGCTGCTGAAATCAATTTGGCAGCTGTGGGTTGGGTGGGGTTGGCGCTGATCATCTATTCGGCGATCAGTCTGATGGTCACCATCGAAAACAGTTTCAATACCATCTACCGTGCGCCCGAAGGGCGGTCCTGGGTGCGGCGCGTGCCGTTGTATTGGTTCATCCTCACGATCAGCCCCGCTGCCTTAGGCTTGGCGGTCTATCTCGACGGACAAATCGACACACTGTTAGATTCCAATGCCGCCCAAGCCGTTGCCGAAACCGCCCTCGACGAGGAACAAGCCGCACGACTGCTTGACACGGACACGGCCAACGCAGCAACTGCCGCCGCACAACCTGACGGAAAAACAAAGGCCGCGTCCCCGCCGCGCAGCCGTTGGCAATGGTTGATCGATATTGGCGGATTCTTGTGGGTGGTGCTCATCGAATGGCTATTCATGTTCGGGGTCTATACGCTCGTCCCCAACACAGAAGTTGCCGGCAAACCAGCGGCGATCGGTGCATTGGTCACGGTGTTGATGCTGGAAGTCGGCAAACGGACCATGGGGGCTTATCTGGCCAACGCATTTACGATCAGCCATTTGTACGGCTCATTGGGGCTGGTGCCGCTCTTCATGTTTTGGGTCTATTTGATGTGGCTGGGAGTCTTGTTCGGCTTGCAAGTCAGCGCCGCATTGCAAATGCTGCACGGCCGACGGCTTGATGAAATCGAACGCAAACGCGAAACGATCGGCTTGATCGATCCCGCTGCTGTGTTGACGGTGATGGAAATCGTGACGGGACGGTTCAATCACAGCCAGCAAACATCCGTGCAAAAAATCGCTGACGAAGCCTCATTGCCCGCATCGGTGGTCTCCCAAATCTTCGACCGCTTGGTCGACGCAGGTATGTTGCATTATTTGGATCACGACAAACAAACAGTCACCTTGGCGCAACCCCCGGAACTGATCTCCGCCGATCAACTCATGAATGTCGGCTTTGAAATGGCCGACAGTACCGGCGATGGCCGACGCTGCTCGATGCTGGAACGTCTCCGCGACACACAACGAAAACTCGCCGCTCAGGCCACACTGGCCTCCCTGGTCCCCGTCACCCCGGCCAGTGGCTCGTCAACCAGCGAATAG
- a CDS encoding M56 family metallopeptidase, producing MMHYILQIGLSNAVLVALMAFLIFCVHRYVKNPHLLAILWTIVLAKLIMPPLVSLPVSLPLNQGEFTVLSSQTISPTRSPVATNRLGDTRTDDRIKAVIAQPNVSESLADISHSAIPSPPIYGEEAAPQPRGEIAQTWGNRVGAAELVLIWLAGGGVWLVIVISRAMRFDRLVRQAPAAATDITRTVEHLVSRLGIKARLSVRVIDAAISPMVWAFGLQTVIVLPRRLMEQLSGEQREMLLAHELAHVRRGDHRLRWLEIVVLAIYWWYPVAWWTRKQLHRMQEECCDAHVLELFPKRAHAYSEVLLTTAEAVFQQRAAPLWASEFSKKPHLKQRIEAMLKPSNSLRFSRSIHIAARSCAIALLGISMHWSAADAHSPEDSDAISAIGDKDQDQSNVGSFDDTHANDVKTLVNTPVEMTVEALRKVWEKRVAKTQAYRVVWKTERTEQRARAMQNAAMYLRVFGNDAKSINKIDSQLANIDKTQETIKYDDETTMSFRGPAMRLETSGARVVWKDNKLRPIAFHKLEVTDGNVSMSYRPFGSRDQHAYGNIYYADVLYDSSNKETFPIRACFRPLTEETTSREFPLSVLQPATEEDITILGEKNPKAVVFKQKYDFYDTGRRTLMSFDPDKEYNLTRYASMHDKFTVAYTLDIQYEYKHEYDLWIPRQWRFDFYDARGKTVQSSRDSTVLSSEHNPTIPDEQYSIDYPVGTIVYDHRNEGRDFKGNNSKTVYVEGPGGEKKLITDIGAYEEILASDVISPSPEPADSND from the coding sequence ATGATGCATTACATTTTGCAAATTGGCCTCAGTAACGCCGTTTTGGTGGCATTGATGGCATTCCTAATCTTTTGTGTGCATCGCTACGTCAAAAATCCACACTTGCTGGCAATCTTGTGGACGATTGTTTTAGCAAAACTTATCATGCCCCCCTTGGTATCGCTGCCAGTATCGCTACCACTCAACCAAGGAGAGTTCACGGTCCTTAGCAGCCAAACCATCTCCCCAACACGCTCGCCAGTGGCCACCAATCGTCTGGGTGACACTCGCACTGACGATCGCATCAAAGCTGTCATTGCACAACCGAACGTGTCTGAGAGTTTGGCTGACATTTCCCATTCCGCAATACCGTCTCCGCCTATCTACGGAGAAGAGGCCGCACCACAGCCGCGTGGCGAGATAGCGCAGACGTGGGGCAATCGTGTTGGCGCCGCTGAACTCGTCCTAATCTGGTTGGCGGGCGGCGGGGTATGGCTGGTGATAGTAATCTCGCGAGCCATGCGATTTGATCGTCTCGTGCGGCAGGCGCCTGCCGCAGCGACTGATATCACGCGGACCGTTGAACATCTGGTCAGCCGGTTGGGAATAAAAGCCAGGCTATCGGTGAGGGTCATCGACGCCGCGATTTCGCCGATGGTGTGGGCCTTCGGTCTGCAAACAGTGATCGTGCTTCCACGAAGATTGATGGAACAGCTGTCCGGTGAGCAGCGCGAGATGCTACTTGCACACGAACTGGCGCATGTCCGCCGAGGCGACCATCGGTTGCGGTGGTTGGAAATCGTCGTGCTCGCGATTTACTGGTGGTATCCCGTGGCGTGGTGGACGCGGAAACAATTGCACCGCATGCAGGAAGAATGTTGTGATGCGCATGTCTTGGAACTCTTCCCGAAACGTGCGCATGCCTACAGCGAAGTATTGCTAACCACTGCCGAAGCAGTTTTCCAACAGCGAGCCGCGCCTCTTTGGGCGAGCGAGTTCAGCAAGAAACCCCATTTGAAGCAAAGGATCGAGGCCATGCTCAAACCGTCGAATTCTTTACGATTTTCCCGTTCAATACATATCGCTGCACGTTCCTGCGCCATCGCTCTATTAGGGATTTCTATGCACTGGTCTGCAGCAGACGCACACTCACCGGAGGACTCCGATGCGATTTCGGCAATCGGCGACAAAGACCAGGATCAATCGAATGTGGGGAGTTTTGACGACACGCACGCAAACGATGTCAAAACATTAGTAAACACGCCCGTCGAGATGACCGTCGAGGCGCTTAGGAAAGTGTGGGAAAAACGCGTTGCGAAGACGCAAGCCTACCGAGTTGTTTGGAAGACCGAGCGTACCGAACAACGAGCCCGCGCGATGCAAAACGCTGCCATGTACTTGCGTGTGTTTGGGAACGACGCAAAATCGATAAACAAGATTGACTCACAACTGGCAAACATCGACAAGACCCAGGAAACAATCAAATATGACGATGAGACCACCATGAGTTTTCGCGGTCCGGCAATGCGACTTGAAACATCGGGCGCGCGCGTCGTGTGGAAGGATAACAAGCTCCGTCCGATAGCATTTCATAAGCTTGAAGTAACGGATGGGAACGTCAGTATGTCGTATCGGCCGTTTGGTTCAAGAGATCAGCATGCTTATGGAAACATTTACTACGCCGATGTGTTGTATGATTCGAGCAACAAGGAGACGTTTCCAATCAGGGCCTGCTTCCGGCCATTGACAGAAGAGACAACGTCGCGAGAATTCCCCTTGTCAGTTTTGCAGCCAGCCACGGAAGAAGACATCACAATCCTCGGAGAAAAGAATCCGAAAGCTGTCGTCTTCAAGCAGAAATACGATTTTTATGATACTGGAAGAAGAACACTGATGTCCTTCGATCCCGACAAAGAATATAACCTGACTCGGTATGCATCGATGCACGACAAATTCACAGTCGCTTATACGCTCGACATACAATATGAGTACAAACACGAGTATGATTTATGGATTCCCCGGCAATGGAGATTTGATTTTTACGACGCGAGAGGCAAAACCGTGCAATCCAGCCGCGACAGTACTGTGCTGAGCTCAGAGCACAATCCAACAATCCCCGACGAACAGTACTCCATCGACTATCCCGTTGGAACGATTGTCTATGACCACCGGAATGAAGGGAGAGACTTCAAAGGCAACAACAGCAAGACGGTGTATGTCGAAGGTCCCGGCGGAGAAAAGAAACTCATCACCGATATTGGGGCTTACGAGGAAATTTTAGCCAGTGATGTCATCTCTCCGTCACCAGAACCGGCCGACTCGAACGATTGA